A single Entelurus aequoreus isolate RoL-2023_Sb linkage group LG11, RoL_Eaeq_v1.1, whole genome shotgun sequence DNA region contains:
- the LOC133660636 gene encoding peptidyl-prolyl cis-trans isomerase FKBP14-like: MICFSICSLLSFVTMLTHGAKLPDPEVKIEVLHKPLMCYRKTKYGDMLLVHYEGYLESNSTMFHSSRTEGDKNPMWFTLGIREALKGWDKGLKNMCTGERRKLTIPPALAYGKEGKGKIPPGSTLVFDIELIDIRNGPRSHDSFREMDLNDDWKLSRQEVKAYLKKEFEKHGYSPNDTHHEVMVEDIFKNEDEDKDGFISTREFTYQHDEL, from the exons ATGATATGTTTTTCTATTTGTTCGCTGTTATCGTTTGTAACAATGCTAACCCATGGAGCCAAGCTGCCTGACCCTGAGGTGAAAATAGAAGTTCTGCATAAACCTCTCATGTGTTACCGCAAGACAAAATATGGAGACATGCTTCTTGTCCATTATGAGGGATACCTGGAGAGCAATAGCACCATGTTTCACTCCAG CCGCACGGAAGGGGATAAAAACCCAATGTGGTTCACCTTGGGGATCCGAGAGGCTCTCAAGGGCTGGGATAAGGGGTTGAAGAACATGTGCACAGGAGAGCGCCGGAAACTGACCATCCCTCCAGCTCTTGCCTACGGGAAGGAAGGGAAAG GCAAGATCCCTCCGGGCAGCACCCTCGTATTTGACATCGAGCTCATCGATATCCGCAATGGGCCACGATCGCACGATTCCTTCCGGGAGATGGATCTCAACGATGACTGGAAGCTCTCCAGGCAGGAG GTGAAGGCGTACCTGAAGAAGGAGTTTGAGAAGCACGGTTACTCACCGAACGACACGCACCACGAAGTGATGGTAGAGGACATCTTTAAAAATGAGGACGAGGACAAAGACGGTTTCATTTCCACCAGAGAATTCACTTATCAACACGACGAACTGTAA